Proteins encoded in a region of the Luteolibacter flavescens genome:
- a CDS encoding serine/threonine protein kinase — MSLLQKDQLLDGYRLIRVIGQGGFGEVWLCRSEAMGDYRALKFIPARDTDLLEKEHHALGEYRKAAAQLRSPHLMPIEHVNRHEHGLFSVMPLADGNSGLDPADESWRPWTLGSLLRARAAEPAWLSSGEIVLLIIPLLEALQTLSAAGLVHRDVKPENILFFDGRSCLSDISLLGADSMENTRRGTPGYAAPSWYAGGHVDMYGAAATMYTLLTGNSPDRMGRSAFNWPPQGEASMPESERAEWKRLHAVIRRAVEERPDERYLDFKSMASAIQGQPAAPPEKFNRRLKPLGILICIAAATVILLFPWLHRKKASQAENPAFDGSGVAVAARIPIPNERGDEERKNLIHLLVTGPLGNYQTLPVFDAASDKQREAFHAMWSGLDHSLGEGNYQIALKEFALLSEIFPQLALLPTARLAKLLLEQSSGNQSAVDKGIVDPALTAFHSDDIDPGWRVRLFGALGYPRKGEEYLTNLLETASPEARPEYYRLRGEMRVQQGDLSGCQEDRDSAFQSMPEDFSERTLEEIKWEKLEQEFPAFGEYRRILPEK, encoded by the coding sequence ATGTCACTGCTGCAAAAGGACCAACTGCTCGACGGCTATCGCCTGATCCGCGTCATCGGACAGGGGGGCTTCGGTGAGGTCTGGCTTTGCCGGTCGGAGGCGATGGGCGACTACCGGGCGCTGAAGTTCATACCGGCGCGAGACACCGACCTGCTTGAGAAGGAGCATCATGCTCTGGGCGAATACCGGAAAGCAGCGGCCCAACTGCGCTCGCCGCACTTGATGCCCATCGAGCACGTGAATCGACACGAGCATGGGCTGTTCAGTGTGATGCCGCTGGCCGATGGGAATTCGGGCCTAGACCCCGCTGACGAAAGTTGGCGGCCCTGGACGCTTGGCTCCCTGTTGCGAGCAAGGGCGGCGGAACCTGCCTGGCTTTCCTCAGGAGAAATCGTCTTGCTGATAATTCCACTCCTTGAGGCGCTGCAAACCCTGTCGGCCGCGGGGTTGGTGCACCGCGATGTGAAGCCCGAGAACATTCTCTTCTTCGACGGGCGATCGTGCCTGAGCGACATCAGCCTCCTTGGGGCAGACAGCATGGAGAACACCCGCCGCGGCACTCCGGGCTATGCGGCTCCGTCTTGGTATGCCGGAGGGCATGTGGACATGTACGGCGCGGCGGCGACAATGTACACACTCTTGACCGGGAACTCACCCGACCGAATGGGGCGTTCGGCATTCAACTGGCCGCCGCAGGGCGAGGCGTCGATGCCGGAGTCGGAACGTGCGGAATGGAAACGACTCCACGCGGTGATCCGAAGGGCGGTGGAGGAGCGACCCGACGAGCGCTACTTGGATTTCAAGTCCATGGCATCGGCAATTCAGGGGCAGCCTGCCGCCCCCCCTGAGAAGTTCAACAGACGCCTCAAGCCCTTGGGGATCTTAATCTGTATCGCGGCAGCCACAGTGATCTTGCTGTTCCCTTGGTTACATCGGAAGAAGGCTAGCCAGGCCGAGAACCCCGCATTTGACGGATCAGGAGTGGCAGTTGCTGCCCGTATTCCTATCCCCAATGAGCGTGGCGATGAGGAGAGGAAGAATTTGATTCACCTATTGGTTACCGGACCACTGGGAAATTATCAGACCCTTCCGGTCTTCGACGCCGCCAGCGACAAGCAGCGGGAGGCCTTCCATGCGATGTGGTCCGGCTTGGACCATTCGCTCGGGGAGGGCAACTACCAGATCGCTCTCAAGGAGTTCGCACTTCTCTCCGAGATCTTCCCTCAGCTAGCGCTGCTGCCGACCGCTCGCCTTGCTAAGCTGCTCTTGGAACAATCCTCGGGCAACCAAAGCGCGGTGGACAAAGGAATCGTTGACCCTGCACTGACAGCCTTTCATTCCGATGACATCGATCCCGGGTGGCGGGTTAGACTGTTCGGCGCGTTGGGGTATCCGCGGAAGGGGGAAGAGTATCTGACTAACTTGTTGGAAACGGCTAGTCCGGAGGCGAGGCCTGAATACTATCGGCTCCGTGGAGAAATGCGCGTGCAACAGGGCGATCTATCTGGATGTCAGGAAGACAGGGATTCAGCCTTCCAGAGCATGCCGGAGGACTTCTCTGAACGGACTTTAGAGGAGATTAAGTGGGAAAAGCTCGAGCAGGAGTTTCCCGCATTCGGGGAATATCGGCGCATCCTGCCCGAAAAATAA